One genomic region from Bufo bufo chromosome 3, aBufBuf1.1, whole genome shotgun sequence encodes:
- the LOC120994118 gene encoding olfactory receptor 52Z1-like: MSNMSTFHPDYFFLIGIPCLEESHLLLSIPFSIMYVMSLLGNFTLILVIGTNKTLQQPMYLFLMMLAACDILLSSTTVPKTLSIFWFSSHTISFNGCLVQTFSIHFNFATESAILVIMAYDRFHAICRPLTYTSTLTGYFIRKIIITALLRSVCIITPFVFLLYRLPYEGSNVIEHTYCEHMSMARLATADILVNVVYGLIIASCSTGVDLILIIISYVVIIRAVLRLRSSEARLKAFNTCVSHVCVIILFYTPAFFSFIAHRVGHKYVTLQVHILVANLYVLFPPMMNPIIYGVRTREIRQRVKKILIQSMIPLQVECWWGRDLSASEHHSLSTAYKTLETYCSLT; this comes from the exons ATGTCGAACATGAGCACTTTCCACCCAGACTACTTCTTCCTTATTGGAATCCCTTGTCTTGAGGAATCTCATCTCCTGCTCTCCATCCCATTCTCTATCATGTATGTCATGTCTCTTCTTGGAAACTTCACTTTAATTTTGGTGATTGGAACAAACAAGACTCTCCAGCAGCCTATGTACCTGTTTCTGATGATGTTGGCTGCCTGTGACATCCTCCTGAGCTCCACCACAGTACCCAAGACTCTCAGCATCTTCTGGTTTAGCTCTCACACAATATCCTTTAATGGTTGTCTTGTCCAAAccttctccattcatttcaactTTGCAACAGAGTCTGCCATCTTGGTGATCATGGCCTATGATCGATTCCATGCCATTTGCCGCCCTTTAACTTACACATCAACCCTCACTGGATACTTCATAAGGAAGATCATCATTACTGCCCTGTTGCGAAGTGTCTGTATCATTACACCATTTGTTTTCCTACTTTACAGATTACCGTATGAAGGCAGCAATGTGATAGAGCACACGTATTGTGAGCACATGTCCATGGCCAGGCTGGCTACTGCCGATATTCTGGTCAATGTGGTGTATGGTCTCATAATAGCGAGTTGTTCTACTGGTGTAGATTTGATCTTGATTATCATTTCATATGTTGTGATTATCAGGGCAGTTCTAAGACTCCGATCCTCAGAAGCTCGTCTCAAAGCCTTCAATACATGTGTGTCTCATGTCTGTGTCATCATCCTCTTCTACACTCCGGCCTTCTTTTCATTCATTGCTCATAGAGTTGGCCATAAATACGTTACTCTTCAGGTTCACATCCTGGTGGCCAATCTCTATGTCCTTTTCCCACCAATGATGAACCCAATCATCTACGGAGTGAGGACAAGGGAGATCAGACAGCGG GTCAAAAAGATCCTTATACAAAGTATGATCCCCTTACAAGTTGAATGCTGGTGGGGCAGAGATCTGTCAGCTTCTGAACATCATTCACTTTCGACAGCCTACAAGACATTAGAAACATATTGCAGTCTGACATAA